One Cucurbita pepo subsp. pepo cultivar mu-cu-16 chromosome LG09, ASM280686v2, whole genome shotgun sequence DNA window includes the following coding sequences:
- the LOC111802110 gene encoding E3 ubiquitin-protein ligase SIS3-like isoform X2, which yields MAIRGIDFKWYDGFFLSMLATSMDFGWHQQYAQFCGRVMVLSILSIFLYPFLCAWTVIGTLWFRDAKDCLPEEGQKWGFLIWLLFSYCALLCIACMSVGKWLARRQAHLLRAQQGVPVSEYGVLVDMIRVPDWAFEAAGLEIRGVGQDAMGYHPGLFLTSAQREAVEALIQELPKFGLKAVPTDCSECPICLEEFHVGNEVRGMPCAHNFHVECIDEWLRLNVKCPRCRSSVFPNLDLNALSNLHLDTEQTSANRPSATHFDSVENGSSPVPSASRH from the exons GGATTTTGGATGGCACCAACAATATGCTCAGTTTTGTGGAAGAGTTATGGTTCTTTCTATTCTCTCTATATTCCTCTACCCGTTTTTATGTGCGTGGACTGTAATCGGTACCCTATGGTTTCGAGACGCTAAAGACTGT TTGCCCGAAGAAGGACAGAAATGGGGCTTCCTCATTTGGTTGCTTTTCAGCTACTGTGCCCTTCTTTGCATTGCTTGCATGTCAGTGGGAAAG TGGTTAGCGCGTCGACAAGCACACTTGTTACGTGCCCAACAAGGCGTCCCCGTGTCTGAATATGGG GTACTTGTTGATATGATTCGGGTTCCTGATTGGGCGTTTGAAGCTGCAGGACTTGAAATACGAGGCGTTGGTCAAGATGCTATGGGGTACCATCCCGGGCTGTTCTTAACCTCGGCTCAG CGGGAAGCTGTGGAAGCTCTCATCCAGGAACTTCCGAAGTTCGGGCTGAAGGCGGTCCCGACGGATTGCAGTGAATGCCCGATTTGCCTCGAAGAGTTCCATGTAGGGAATGAG GTTCGAGGTATGCCGTGTGCTCACAACTTCCATGTCGAATGTATCGACGAGTGGCTTCGTCTGAATGTTAAATGTCCTCGGTGCCGCTCCTCCGTCTTCCCAAATCTCGACCTCAATGCTCTTTCTAACCTGCACTTGGACACAGAACAAACATCTGCCAATCGACCTTCAGCCACTCATTTCGACAGCGTCGAGAACGGTAGCTCGCCCGTGCCATCTGCTTCTCGACATTGA